Proteins found in one Ptychodera flava strain L36383 chromosome 3, AS_Pfla_20210202, whole genome shotgun sequence genomic segment:
- the LOC139130026 gene encoding uncharacterized protein yields MESSGASKESPTWYGTRGKRLGFIVVCVVSFSLFLLCRPIYFNNTLTFLGPAYWVKNISHEVNETLTALAADTNVSAAAPEKKHHMTGTVNSSSSSQIVHFESSGASTGASAKKNVTSALTGQFTTTTTTSLPSHLCSISEYPANFVLDTSDQTIEEDSVVLEACTQNVLIVRAVGSDGQNVNCEPWVDMTGRIVGPDLAKIPKAKEYSLYFNKVEVTYTHSGNFAVKIPLLEAGKYVLEILLIHVETARERVYNTLLKVPCLDKPLVNTPKSIVMVDRGKCATLPKSTPLCTSGDVPGRWVTVPKTGCDGSLCEGNLDILTSSGRVWAPYDCHYKLYSPEEMTQCFSGKNVLFIGDSITEELTNEILQIYYYRPNKPPLMKSNMIKQDLWVGRPTHWTPPLQGSGRVGFSFVMATPLGCGISCVTGKTDEQLQELLAPHGKIDLLVLLTGLHDACPRHKPDYFDVFGVYQSKLQPFEAKLSKILSKDGRIIGSIHRRGATRPAATTSQSHVWKK; encoded by the exons ATGGAATCTTCAGGAGCATCTAAGGAGTCTCCCACCTGGTATGGCACAAGGGGAAAGAGGCTAGGATTCATCGTGGTGTGTGTGGTATCCTTCAGCCTGTTTCTCCTTTGTCGTCCAATATATTTCAACAACACTCTGACATTTCTAGGACCTGCATACTGGGTTAAG aatatttcCCACGAGGTGAATGAAACCCTCACAGCATTGGCAGCTGACACTAATGTCAGCGCTGCTGCACCGGAGAAAAAACATCACATGACTGGAACAGTCAACTCTTCAAGCAGCAGTCAAATTGTGCACTTTGAAAGCAGTGGTGCAAGCACTGGTGCAAGCGCTAAAAAGAATGTGACGAGCGCCCTCACAGGCCAATTCACAACCACCACAACCACATCTCTACCTTCTCATCTTTGCAGTATAAGTGAGTACCCTGCCAATTTTGTCCTGGACACATCTGATCAAACGATAGAAGAAGACAGCGTCGTTCTTGAAGCTTGTACTCAAAATGTATTAATAGTCCGAGCTGTCGGAAGCGACGGACAAAATGTAAACTGTGAGCCGTGGGTTGACATGACCGGAAGGATAGTCGGGCCAGATCTGGCCAAGATCCCCAAAGCTAAGGAGTACagtttgtattttaacaaagttGAAGTCACCTACACCCACAGTGGGAATTTTGCTGTGAAAATACCTCTGCTGGAAGCTGGAAAGTATGTCCTGGAAATCTTGCTGATTCACGTGGAAACGGCACGGGAACGTGTATACAACACACTGCTGAAAGTGCCATGCCTTGATAAACCACTGGTGAATACGCCCAAGTCAATAGTCATGGTCGATCGAGGTAAGTGTGCAACGCTACCAAAATCGACCCCCCTCTGCACATCAGGAGATGTTCCCGGTCGATGGgtcactgttccaaaaaccggttGTGATGGTTCACTATGCGAAGGGAATCTTGATATTCTTACTAGTTCTGGTCGAGTGTGGGCGCCATATGATTGCCACTACAAACTGTACAGTCCTGAGGAGATGACACAGTGTTTTTCTGGGAAAAACGTTTTGTTCATCGGTGACTCAATTACTGAGGAATTAACCAATGAGATACTGCAGATTTATTATTACAGGCCGAATAAACCACCCTTGATGAAAAGCAATATGATCAAGCAGGATTTATGGGTCGGAAGACCGACACATTGGACTCCGCCCTTGCAGGGTAGCGGTCGAGTGGGGTTCAGCTTTGTGATGGCGACACCTTTAGGGTGTGGAATCAGCTGTGTGACTGGTAAAACAGATGAGCAGCTGCAGGAACTGTTGGCACCACATGGAAAAATAGATTTGTTAGTGCTGTTGACGGGATTACACGACGCGTGCCCAAGGCACAAACCAGACTACTTTGACGTTTTTGGAGTGTACCAGAGTAAACTGCAACCGTTCGAAGCCAAGCTAAGCAAGATCTTGTCGAAGGATGGC